One Dysosmobacter welbionis DNA segment encodes these proteins:
- a CDS encoding M23 family metallopeptidase, whose translation MSATVAAAVKAAIVILSNEEARKKVGWGIVAILSPLIVLVVLLCAILSGTSQHNVSAVELCFHGGSISASATPEYQRYIEDMRNSFDQLDEVIAEINSQCEDGKSLDDTRVKAIFYALYFAAEQPDTDGIHEFADCFVDYEERTRTVTTTDEEGNEVETTETYMVAVPIEDLAEIYERISHAIGVEVTADHQANADSIYHLILYGSPSGESGGWFPGADVPFIGVDGFCSPIGAGWESVVTSEFGYRSDPFTGETRGHTGIDLAVPTGTPIRAALPGTVTVSQYNSSYGYYVIIDHGNGLSTLYGHNSRLLAQVGQTVEAGDIISLSGSTGRSTGPHLHFEVRVNGERTNPRYYLPKTGG comes from the coding sequence ATGAGTGCCACCGTTGCAGCGGCCGTCAAAGCGGCGATAGTAATTCTTTCCAATGAGGAAGCCCGCAAAAAGGTGGGCTGGGGCATTGTGGCTATCCTTTCCCCGCTGATCGTTCTGGTGGTTCTGCTTTGCGCCATCCTCTCAGGAACCTCACAGCACAATGTGTCCGCCGTGGAGCTGTGCTTCCACGGCGGCTCCATTTCCGCCAGCGCCACGCCGGAGTACCAAAGATACATCGAGGATATGCGGAACAGCTTTGACCAACTGGACGAAGTGATCGCGGAGATCAATAGTCAATGCGAAGATGGAAAAAGCCTTGACGATACCCGCGTCAAGGCCATTTTTTATGCTCTGTATTTCGCCGCAGAACAGCCAGATACAGATGGCATCCATGAGTTTGCGGACTGTTTCGTGGATTATGAGGAGCGAACCCGAACGGTTACCACCACCGACGAAGAAGGCAATGAGGTGGAGACCACAGAAACCTACATGGTGGCCGTTCCTATTGAAGACCTGGCTGAAATTTATGAGCGGATCAGCCATGCCATTGGAGTCGAGGTCACCGCGGACCATCAGGCCAACGCTGACAGTATCTATCATCTCATCCTTTATGGCAGCCCCAGCGGGGAAAGCGGCGGCTGGTTCCCTGGGGCTGATGTCCCGTTCATTGGGGTGGATGGCTTCTGCTCTCCCATCGGAGCAGGCTGGGAGTCCGTGGTCACCTCGGAGTTCGGGTATCGCAGCGACCCCTTCACTGGCGAGACACGGGGACACACCGGGATAGATCTGGCAGTACCCACAGGCACCCCTATCCGGGCCGCACTGCCTGGGACGGTCACAGTTTCCCAATATAACAGCAGCTATGGTTACTATGTGATAATCGACCACGGCAATGGACTATCCACCTTGTATGGCCACAATTCCCGTCTACTGGCCCAGGTTGGCCAGACAGTGGAGGCTGGGGATATCATTTCCCTCTCCGGTTCCACTGGGAGGTCTACAGGTCCGCATCTGCATTTTGAAGTGCGGGTCAATGGGGAGCGTACCAATCCCCGCTATTATTTACCGAAGACTGGAGGATGA
- a CDS encoding VirB4 family type IV secretion system protein — MVAPSVIDFKVDHYLCGNTCRCVWALREYPTSTDEQAILRHLGEMDGVTIRIYTRQVTPSEERRIIHNAANKHRMSRSSTEDLQQTVTAEANLQDVVTLVSSMHRNREPLLHCAVFLELTAPDYDTLKLLQTDVLTELVRSKLNVDRLMLRQQEGFVSVMPAGRNAFGAQFERVLPASSVANLYPFNYSGKTDPHGFYIGKDKYGANILVDFDKRDDDKTSANILILGNSGQGKSYLLKLLLLNFLEAGKSVISLDVEHEQKDMCETVGGCFMDLMGGVYRINPLEPKCWDDGSGPEDRDAPEAFRKSTRLSQHISFLKDFFRAYKDFSDRHIDAIEIMVGKLYAKWGISDSTNFAGLKPQDYPILSDLYKLIEQEYREYDGNCHQLYTAELLQEILLGLHSMCQGAEAQFFNGHTNVTSSRFIVFGVKGLLQASKNVRGAMLFNILSYMSDRLLTIGNTTAALDELYVWLSDNVSVGTTIIEYIRNTLKRVRKKESNLIMASQNLEDFDREGIRELTKPLFAIPPHQFIFNCGSIDKRFYMDLLQLEEAEYNLIRFPQRGVCLFKCGNERYLLEVHAPAYKEALFGTAGGR; from the coding sequence ATGGTCGCCCCCTCGGTCATCGACTTCAAGGTGGACCACTACCTGTGCGGCAACACCTGCCGCTGTGTATGGGCGCTGCGGGAGTACCCCACTTCTACCGATGAGCAGGCCATCCTGCGGCATCTGGGCGAGATGGACGGGGTCACCATCCGCATCTACACCCGGCAGGTCACCCCCAGTGAGGAGCGCCGGATCATCCACAACGCCGCCAACAAGCACCGAATGTCCCGCTCCAGCACCGAGGATCTCCAGCAGACTGTCACTGCCGAGGCCAACCTGCAGGATGTGGTTACCCTGGTCTCCTCCATGCACCGCAACCGGGAGCCGCTCCTCCACTGTGCGGTGTTCCTGGAGCTGACCGCCCCGGACTACGACACCCTCAAGCTGCTCCAGACCGATGTGCTCACCGAACTGGTTCGCTCCAAGCTCAATGTGGACCGGCTTATGCTCCGTCAGCAGGAGGGCTTTGTTTCTGTTATGCCAGCCGGCCGCAACGCCTTCGGCGCCCAATTTGAACGGGTCCTTCCGGCCAGCTCGGTGGCCAACCTGTATCCCTTCAATTATTCTGGCAAGACCGATCCTCACGGATTCTACATCGGCAAGGACAAGTACGGGGCCAATATCCTCGTAGATTTTGATAAGCGGGATGACGATAAGACCTCCGCCAACATCCTGATCCTCGGCAACTCCGGCCAGGGTAAGAGCTATCTGCTCAAACTGCTCCTGCTCAACTTCCTCGAGGCGGGCAAATCCGTGATTTCCCTGGATGTGGAACACGAACAAAAGGATATGTGTGAGACGGTGGGCGGCTGCTTCATGGATCTGATGGGCGGCGTGTACCGCATCAATCCGCTGGAGCCCAAGTGCTGGGATGACGGCAGTGGCCCGGAGGACAGGGACGCGCCGGAGGCATTCCGCAAATCCACCCGGCTCTCCCAGCACATCTCCTTTCTCAAGGACTTTTTCCGGGCCTACAAGGATTTCTCAGACCGCCACATCGACGCCATTGAGATCATGGTGGGCAAGCTGTACGCCAAATGGGGCATCAGCGACAGCACCAACTTCGCCGGCCTCAAGCCCCAGGACTATCCCATCCTTTCCGACCTCTATAAACTCATTGAGCAGGAGTACAGAGAGTACGATGGGAACTGCCACCAGCTCTACACAGCGGAACTGCTGCAGGAGATCCTGCTGGGCCTCCACTCCATGTGCCAGGGCGCCGAGGCTCAGTTCTTCAACGGGCACACCAATGTGACCTCCTCCCGCTTTATCGTCTTCGGGGTCAAGGGGCTGCTGCAGGCCAGCAAGAATGTGCGCGGCGCCATGCTGTTCAACATCCTGTCCTATATGTCCGACCGCCTGCTGACCATCGGCAACACCACAGCGGCGCTGGACGAGCTGTATGTGTGGCTGTCGGATAATGTGTCGGTGGGTACCACCATCATCGAGTATATCCGCAACACTCTCAAGCGGGTCCGCAAGAAGGAATCCAACCTCATCATGGCCTCGCAGAATCTGGAGGACTTTGACCGGGAGGGCATCCGGGAGTTGACCAAGCCCCTGTTCGCTATCCCGCCCCACCAGTTCATCTTCAACTGCGGCTCCATTGACAAGCGGTTTTATATGGATCTGCTCCAGCTGGAGGAGGCGGAGTACAACCTCATCCGATTCCCCCAACGGGGTGTGTGCCTGTTCAAATGCGGCAACGAGCGGTATCTGTTGGAGGTTCACGCTCCAGCCTATAAGGAGGCGCTGTTCGGCACAGCGGGCGGGCGATGA